The following coding sequences lie in one Meleagris gallopavo isolate NT-WF06-2002-E0010 breed Aviagen turkey brand Nicholas breeding stock unplaced genomic scaffold, Turkey_5.1 ChrUn_random_7180001869334, whole genome shotgun sequence genomic window:
- the DNAJC22 gene encoding dnaJ homolog subfamily C member 22 — protein MAKRLLVAYGLWALGGPLGLHHLYLGRDSHALLWMLTLGGFGAGWLSDLWHLHHWVAMANSTRSQHRRAVPALSPILLAGQVVVGTYFGLVAALALPWVPQLLAQPLAVGLGVLLTASVGDQSTKAHRVLTAAFLTSLLFQAQLLAVLPSSMAAGMAAQXXXXXXXQRHRRYQHPVGPPLRLRARLFRLGMAYMAFAVPVGYGLLHSTAGALGWVGTIPMRSLQSLAWMLGLKAGPGGCTERQLWAYQVLGIPPGSGIEEVQRSYRELVKVWHPDHNRQRAEEAEQRFIELQEAYEALGGPRRAAAGGG, from the exons ATGGCCAAGCGGTTACTGGTGGCCTACGGGCTGTGGGCGCTGGGGGGACCACTGGGGCTGCACCACCTCTACCTGGGCCGGGACAGCCACGCTCTGCTCTGGATGCTGACACTGGGAGGCTTCGGTGCCGGCTGGCTCAGCGACCTCTGGCACCTCCACCATTGGGTGGCCATGGCCAACAGCACCAGAAGCCAGCACAGGAGGGCTGTGCCAGCGCTGAGCCCCATACTCCTGGCGGGGCAGGTGGTCGTGGGGACATATTTTGGACTGGTGGCTGCGTTGGCACTGCCTTGGGTGCCCCAGCTGCTGGCCCAGCCGCTGGCCGTGGGGCTGGGCGTGCTCCTGACAGCCTCCGTGGGCGATCAGAGCACCAAAGCACACCGCGTCCTTACAGCAGCCTTCCTCACCTCCCTCCTCTTCCAAGCCCAGCTGCTGGCCGTGCTGCCCTCCAGCATGGCTGCAGGCATGGCGGCACAGCNNNNNNNNNNNNNNNNNNNNCAGCGGCACCGCCGCTATCAGCATCCCGTTGGGCCTCCGTTGCGGCTCCGCGCCCGACTCTTCCGTCTGGGCATGGCCTACATGGCCTTCGCCGTCCCGGTGGGGTACGGCCTGCTGCACAGCACCGCCGGGGCTTTGGGGTGGGTGGGGACCATCCCCATGCGGTCCCTCCAAAGCCTGGCCTGGATGCTGGGGCTCAAAGCTGGGCCTGGAGGATGCACTGAGCGGCAGCTGTGGGCTTATCAG GTTCTGGGCATCCCGCCCGGCTCTGGCATTGAGGAGGTGCAGAGGAGCTACCGGGAGCTGGTGAAGGTTTGGCACCCCGACCACAACAGGCAGCGGGCTGAAGAAGCCGAGCAGCGTTTCATTGAGCTGCAGGAAGCCTACGAGGCGCTGGGAGGGCCccgcagggcagcagcaggaggaggctgA